One window from the genome of Streptococcus halotolerans encodes:
- a CDS encoding HNH endonuclease signature motif containing protein: MAKDVAQKMNKKFGLNLTAQQIKTYRGNHKIDSGLTGHFPKGNVPFNKGKKFPNMPPNSGQFKKGHKPSNWYPVGTVNKTTDGYPKIKVAEPDKWELLHRREWVKHNGPIPDGHRVAFLDGNKENWKIDNLTLLNSNELVKMNKHHYFSEDPELTKVGIGVVKVNNKIQELNNVNNN, translated from the coding sequence ATGGCCAAAGACGTTGCTCAAAAAATGAATAAAAAATTTGGGTTAAACCTTACTGCACAGCAGATAAAAACGTACAGGGGAAATCATAAGATTGATTCCGGGCTAACAGGACATTTTCCTAAAGGCAATGTGCCGTTCAATAAGGGTAAAAAATTCCCTAATATGCCACCTAATAGCGGGCAGTTTAAAAAAGGACACAAACCAAGCAATTGGTATCCTGTAGGCACTGTCAATAAAACTACTGATGGTTATCCTAAGATAAAAGTAGCTGAACCTGATAAATGGGAGCTTTTGCATCGGAGAGAGTGGGTTAAGCATAACGGGCCTATTCCTGATGGTCATCGCGTTGCTTTCCTAGATGGGAACAAAGAAAATTGGAAAATTGATAATCTTACCTTGCTCAACAGTAACGAACTGGTAAAGATGAATAAACATCATTATTTTTCAGAAGATCCAGAGCTTACGAAGGTTGGTATTGGTGTGGTTAAAGTGAACAATAAAATACAGGAGTTGAATAATGTCAATAACAATTAA
- a CDS encoding AAA family ATPase, translating to MSITINKLEIENVKRIKAVKIEPSATGLTIVGGNNNQGKTSVLDAIAWALGGNKYKPSQAMREGSQVPPTLKITMSNGLVVERKGKNASLKVIDPNGQKGGQQLLDSFVEELAINLPKFMEATAKEKADTLLQIIGVGDQLVELELKEKQIYDNRHAIGVIADQKEKFAKEQPYYPDAPKELVSISELIQQQQAILAKNGENARKRQNVAVIEQNYNFKQQEVEELKKKLQLAEEQLEQLSSDLQVAKTDAMDLHDENTEEIENSIAAIDDTNRKVRANLDKDKAEEDAKAQREQYNELTIQIEAVRQEKRDLLTNADLPLEGLAVDDGKLLYLGQEWDNMSGSQQLMVATAIVRKLKPDCGFVLIDKLEQMDKVTLDQFGGWLEQEGLQAIATRVSTGEECAIIIEDGYSVKNKVHSFETAATGSFAETVAPTWQGGF from the coding sequence ATGTCAATAACAATTAATAAGCTTGAAATTGAAAACGTCAAGCGAATCAAAGCAGTAAAAATCGAACCATCAGCAACTGGTTTAACAATTGTAGGTGGTAATAATAATCAAGGTAAAACAAGCGTATTAGACGCAATTGCCTGGGCACTAGGCGGTAATAAGTACAAACCTAGCCAAGCCATGCGAGAAGGGTCACAAGTACCACCTACGCTTAAAATTACCATGTCAAATGGTCTTGTCGTAGAGCGTAAGGGAAAGAATGCTAGTCTAAAGGTTATTGACCCTAATGGCCAAAAAGGCGGTCAGCAGTTGCTGGATAGCTTTGTAGAAGAGTTAGCTATCAACTTGCCTAAATTCATGGAAGCTACAGCAAAAGAAAAAGCTGATACCTTGTTACAAATCATTGGGGTTGGTGATCAGTTAGTTGAGTTAGAGCTTAAGGAAAAGCAGATTTATGACAATCGTCATGCTATCGGTGTCATCGCTGATCAAAAGGAAAAATTCGCTAAGGAACAACCTTATTATCCTGACGCACCGAAAGAGCTAGTTTCGATTTCTGAGCTTATTCAACAGCAACAAGCTATCTTAGCTAAGAATGGCGAAAATGCTCGTAAACGCCAGAATGTAGCTGTCATTGAGCAGAACTACAACTTTAAGCAACAAGAAGTTGAAGAACTCAAGAAGAAATTGCAATTAGCTGAAGAACAACTTGAGCAATTATCTAGTGATCTACAAGTAGCTAAAACAGATGCAATGGATCTACATGATGAAAACACTGAAGAGATTGAAAATAGCATTGCAGCTATTGATGACACAAACCGCAAAGTTAGAGCTAATCTTGATAAGGATAAAGCAGAAGAAGACGCCAAGGCCCAACGGGAACAGTACAACGAACTCACAATCCAAATTGAAGCAGTACGACAAGAAAAACGTGATTTGTTAACTAATGCCGACTTGCCACTTGAAGGTCTCGCTGTAGATGATGGGAAATTACTTTACCTTGGCCAAGAATGGGATAACATGTCCGGTTCTCAACAATTGATGGTAGCGACTGCTATTGTTCGAAAACTCAAACCTGACTGCGGTTTTGTCTTGATTGATAAGCTAGAGCAGATGGACAAAGTAACGCTTGATCAATTCGGGGGATGGTTAGAACAAGAAGGTCTTCAAGCAATCGCTACTAGAGTTTCTACTGGTGAAGAATGTGCCATCATCATCGAAGATGGATATTCAGTGAAAAATAAAGTTCACAGTTTTGAAACTGCAGCAACAGGTAGTTTTGCCGAAACAGTAGCACCAACTTGGCAAGGTGGATTTTAG
- a CDS encoding ATP-binding protein, protein MQITRGKRARAQRVVIYGPEGIGKSSFAAQFPEPLFIDTEGSTDNMDVARLDKPTSWTMLRNQIAWVKSNPTCCKTLVIDTIDWAESLIVADVCAQHGKKGIEDFGYGNGYTYAREEMGRFLNLLQELIELGINVVLTAHAQMRKFEQPDEMGAYDRWELKLGKKTSSQTAPVVKEWADMVLFANYKTIVVNSDSNKKKAQGGKRVLYTQHHPAWDAKNRHGLPEEMPLDYAGIAHIFASQTQTQTGPAQGQIAHEPVHVDQPTTMSTPNQTTDISPLIPKALQDLMIGSQVSQDELLQATYVNGIYPLGTTVEAIDPDYWEYVITVWDKVVAVVNEKVRVNPDLPFTVEGA, encoded by the coding sequence ATGCAAATTACAAGAGGAAAACGTGCCAGGGCACAACGTGTAGTCATCTATGGACCAGAGGGGATTGGTAAGTCTAGCTTTGCAGCCCAATTCCCCGAACCTTTATTTATCGATACGGAAGGGTCAACTGACAACATGGACGTAGCACGTTTAGATAAACCGACAAGCTGGACCATGCTACGTAATCAAATTGCTTGGGTCAAGTCTAATCCAACGTGTTGTAAAACCTTAGTCATTGATACCATTGACTGGGCAGAGAGCTTAATTGTTGCTGATGTCTGTGCCCAACATGGTAAAAAAGGGATTGAGGACTTTGGTTACGGAAACGGCTACACCTATGCTCGTGAAGAAATGGGACGTTTTTTGAACTTACTCCAAGAACTTATTGAACTTGGTATCAATGTGGTACTGACTGCCCATGCTCAGATGCGAAAGTTTGAACAACCTGACGAAATGGGCGCTTATGACCGCTGGGAACTTAAGTTAGGTAAAAAGACTAGCTCACAGACCGCACCAGTCGTTAAAGAATGGGCTGATATGGTACTTTTTGCAAACTATAAGACCATCGTAGTTAATTCAGACAGCAATAAGAAGAAAGCACAAGGTGGTAAACGTGTGCTCTATACTCAACATCACCCCGCATGGGACGCCAAGAACCGTCACGGCCTACCAGAAGAAATGCCACTAGATTATGCAGGGATTGCGCATATCTTTGCGTCACAAACCCAGACGCAAACGGGACCAGCACAGGGACAAATCGCACATGAACCCGTACATGTGGACCAACCGACAACGATGTCAACACCAAACCAGACTACTGACATCAGTCCACTTATTCCAAAAGCTCTACAAGACTTGATGATTGGTAGCCAAGTATCGCAAGATGAACTGTTACAAGCTACCTACGTTAACGGTATTTATCCGTTAGGAACGACAGTAGAAGCGATTGATCCAGACTATTGGGAATACGTCATCACAGTGTGGGATAAAGTGGTAGCAGTTGTCAATGAAAAAGTGAGGGTTAATCCGGATTTACCCTTCACCGTGGAGGGGGCGTAG
- a CDS encoding DEAD/DEAH box helicase, which translates to MQLRPYQEAARSKVQQEWEEGRKRTLLVLPTGCGKTIVFSKIIEDRVRRGERVLVLAHRSELLEQASDKLKTATGLGTALEKAENTSIGSWYRVVVGSVQTMQREKRLSQFPANHFDTIVIDEAHHAISDGYQRVLEHFDTANVLGVTATPDRGDMKNLGSYFDSLAYEYSLVDAIKSGYLSKISAVTIPLELDLSTVSQQAGDFKASDIGTALDPYLEQIADEMLKQCSDRKTVVFLPLVKTSQKFRDILNTKGFRAAEVNGESKDRAEILEDFDKDKYNVLCNSMLLTEGWDCPTVDCVVVLRPTKVRALYSQMVGRGTRLAPGKENLLLLDFLWHTERHELCRPAHLITESDEVAKKMTENAEEEAGTVLSLEDMEVKAVEDVVAQREEALAKQLEEMRKRKRKLVDPLQFEMSIHAEDLSDYVPSFGWEMAPVSDKQKQALEKFGIFTDEIGNAGKAAKLLDRLSKRRDSGLTTPKQIRFLEQRGFRNVGTWQFENAKNLIDRIAANGWRIPRGVDVATYQG; encoded by the coding sequence ATGCAGCTTAGACCGTATCAAGAAGCAGCACGGTCAAAAGTACAACAGGAGTGGGAAGAAGGCAGGAAGCGGACACTTCTTGTCTTACCTACTGGCTGTGGGAAAACGATTGTTTTTTCGAAAATTATCGAAGACCGTGTTAGACGTGGAGAACGTGTTTTGGTACTGGCTCATAGGTCAGAACTCTTAGAACAGGCTAGTGATAAACTCAAGACCGCAACAGGATTAGGAACTGCTCTAGAGAAAGCAGAAAACACGTCAATCGGTTCCTGGTATCGTGTTGTAGTTGGTTCAGTTCAAACGATGCAACGAGAGAAACGACTTAGTCAGTTTCCAGCTAATCACTTTGACACTATTGTGATCGATGAAGCGCACCACGCCATATCAGATGGTTATCAACGAGTTTTAGAACACTTTGACACCGCTAACGTCTTAGGAGTTACAGCAACTCCAGACAGAGGAGATATGAAGAATTTAGGTAGCTACTTTGACAGCTTAGCCTATGAATACTCGTTAGTTGATGCCATCAAGTCTGGTTACTTATCTAAAATTTCAGCGGTTACTATTCCGTTGGAGTTAGACTTATCAACAGTTTCTCAGCAAGCTGGGGATTTCAAAGCTAGCGACATTGGGACAGCATTGGATCCATACTTAGAACAAATCGCTGATGAAATGCTGAAACAGTGTTCCGATCGTAAGACAGTTGTTTTCTTGCCATTAGTCAAGACTTCTCAGAAGTTTAGAGATATCCTAAATACTAAAGGTTTTAGAGCAGCAGAGGTCAACGGAGAATCAAAAGACCGTGCTGAAATCCTCGAAGATTTTGACAAAGATAAGTACAACGTGCTTTGTAATTCAATGCTTTTGACAGAGGGCTGGGACTGTCCGACAGTAGATTGTGTAGTAGTTCTAAGACCTACTAAAGTAAGAGCTTTGTACAGCCAAATGGTAGGCCGTGGGACTCGCTTAGCCCCAGGAAAAGAAAACCTCTTGTTATTAGATTTCTTATGGCACACAGAACGCCATGAGCTTTGCAGGCCGGCACATTTAATCACTGAATCTGATGAAGTGGCTAAGAAGATGACAGAGAATGCTGAGGAAGAAGCTGGAACAGTACTGTCTTTGGAAGATATGGAAGTAAAAGCTGTTGAAGATGTGGTTGCTCAACGTGAAGAAGCACTGGCTAAACAGCTTGAAGAAATGCGAAAACGTAAGCGTAAGCTTGTTGATCCATTGCAGTTTGAAATGTCTATCCATGCCGAAGATTTATCTGACTATGTACCGTCGTTTGGTTGGGAAATGGCTCCAGTGTCCGACAAGCAAAAACAGGCTTTAGAAAAATTTGGGATTTTCACTGATGAAATCGGAAATGCTGGTAAAGCTGCTAAGTTATTAGACCGACTTAGCAAACGTCGTGATTCTGGACTGACAACTCCAAAACAAATACGTTTCTTAGAGCAACGTGGTTTTAGAAATGTTGGTACATGGCAATTTGAGAATGCTAAAAATCTCATTGACCGCATAGCAGCCAACGGCTGGAGGATTCCAAGAGGTGTAGATGTAGCAACTTATCAAGGATAA
- a CDS encoding AAA family ATPase — protein MTEGTFDLLPLLEYIDPSMLSYQEWVNVGMALKHEGYTAADWDHWSQADKRYKKFECFTKWETFNGNGLGTVTGATITQMAKDNGWVSEYKSNNEDSHELSWDDTIDRDYRIVDKNWIESKEIQEPKNWQPVQDLIRYLETLFDSTDLVGYVTSTYPIETDDGTIYKPTQGNYDRTAGELIQALQKNGNDIGAVFGDYKEEAGAWIRFNPLDGKGVKNDNVTDFRYALIESDSMDLGKQYALFKELELPIATLTHSGKKSLHAIVKVDARDYQEYRKRVDYIYQICKKNGLDIDTQNRNPSRLSRMPGVTRNGHKQFLIDTEIGKANYEEWYQWIEDLNDDLPDPETLADEWDNLPELAPELIKGVLRQGHKMLIAGPSKAGKSFALIELSIAIAEGTDWLGWQCEQGKVLYVNLELDRPSALHRFKDVYEAMGLQPSNVANIDIWNLRGKTVPMDKLAPKLIRRSLKKNYQAVIIDPIYKVLTGDENSADQMAHFTNQFDKVATELGSSVIYCHHHSKGSQGGKKSMDRASGSGVFARDPDALIDLVELELTEELVKARSEKAAAKIYQKALQEKALGYYQQEVTLDDLESRYQMQQHFDKAIPDILIKQPYLEAIKKAQHKVEVATAWRVEGTLREFAKFAPRNMWFSYPKHELDNVGVLADIQLEETGPTWKKNINKAEKSKKRTSEEKQEKLFNAIQVLDDGLEPVSIDDVVEYFSTEEKPVSEKTVRRWIKNSGQYEVEKGKILPKK, from the coding sequence ATGACAGAAGGAACTTTTGATTTGCTTCCGCTGCTTGAATACATTGACCCGTCAATGCTGTCATACCAAGAGTGGGTCAATGTGGGGATGGCTTTGAAACACGAGGGCTATACCGCAGCGGACTGGGATCACTGGTCACAAGCTGATAAACGTTACAAGAAATTTGAATGTTTTACAAAGTGGGAAACATTCAACGGTAACGGATTAGGTACAGTGACTGGTGCAACGATTACACAAATGGCAAAAGACAATGGATGGGTATCTGAGTATAAAAGTAACAACGAAGACTCACACGAGCTAAGTTGGGACGATACTATCGATCGTGATTATCGTATCGTTGATAAAAACTGGATTGAGTCTAAAGAAATCCAAGAGCCTAAGAATTGGCAACCTGTCCAAGATTTGATCAGATATTTAGAAACGCTATTTGACTCTACAGATTTAGTGGGCTATGTGACTTCTACTTATCCTATTGAGACGGATGATGGCACTATTTATAAGCCTACTCAAGGCAATTATGACCGTACTGCTGGAGAGCTTATTCAAGCGCTACAAAAGAATGGCAATGACATCGGAGCAGTCTTTGGAGATTACAAGGAAGAAGCTGGCGCGTGGATTCGATTCAATCCGCTAGATGGCAAGGGGGTCAAGAATGATAATGTGACAGACTTCCGTTATGCATTGATTGAGTCTGACAGCATGGATTTAGGTAAGCAGTACGCTCTTTTTAAAGAGTTAGAGTTGCCTATCGCAACACTGACACACTCTGGAAAGAAATCACTGCATGCTATCGTGAAAGTTGATGCAAGAGATTACCAAGAGTATCGCAAGCGTGTTGATTATATCTATCAAATCTGTAAGAAAAATGGATTAGACATCGATACCCAAAACCGTAACCCTAGCCGTCTATCTCGTATGCCTGGTGTGACTCGAAATGGTCACAAGCAGTTCTTGATTGATACTGAAATTGGTAAAGCTAACTATGAAGAATGGTATCAATGGATAGAGGACTTAAACGATGATTTACCTGATCCAGAGACCCTAGCTGATGAATGGGATAACTTGCCAGAGCTAGCTCCTGAATTGATTAAAGGTGTGCTACGGCAAGGACACAAGATGTTGATTGCTGGTCCTTCAAAAGCTGGTAAATCCTTTGCCTTAATAGAGTTATCTATCGCTATTGCAGAGGGGACTGACTGGTTAGGGTGGCAGTGTGAACAGGGGAAAGTCCTCTATGTCAACTTAGAGCTAGATAGACCGTCAGCTTTACATCGTTTTAAAGATGTTTATGAAGCTATGGGACTACAACCTAGTAATGTAGCAAATATTGACATTTGGAATCTCCGCGGTAAGACAGTACCGATGGACAAGTTAGCGCCGAAGCTAATTCGTAGATCGCTTAAGAAGAACTATCAAGCAGTTATCATTGACCCTATTTACAAAGTTTTGACTGGAGACGAAAACTCAGCAGATCAAATGGCCCATTTTACTAACCAGTTTGATAAGGTGGCTACTGAACTTGGCAGTAGTGTGATTTACTGTCACCACCATTCAAAAGGTAGCCAAGGCGGTAAGAAGTCTATGGACCGTGCTAGTGGTTCTGGAGTCTTCGCCAGAGATCCTGATGCATTGATTGACTTAGTAGAGCTAGAACTCACAGAAGAGCTAGTTAAAGCTAGATCAGAAAAAGCTGCAGCTAAGATTTACCAAAAAGCGCTGCAAGAGAAAGCTCTTGGTTATTATCAGCAGGAAGTGACACTAGACGATTTGGAAAGCAGATATCAAATGCAACAACATTTTGACAAAGCTATTCCAGACATCTTGATCAAACAACCATACCTGGAAGCAATCAAAAAAGCTCAGCATAAAGTAGAGGTTGCGACTGCTTGGCGAGTAGAAGGCACTTTACGAGAGTTCGCTAAGTTTGCCCCTCGGAATATGTGGTTCAGCTATCCTAAGCATGAGCTTGATAACGTCGGTGTATTAGCTGATATCCAGCTAGAAGAAACAGGTCCGACTTGGAAGAAGAATATTAATAAAGCCGAGAAAAGTAAGAAAAGGACTTCTGAAGAAAAACAAGAAAAGTTATTTAATGCTATTCAAGTATTAGATGACGGTCTCGAACCAGTTTCTATTGATGATGTAGTGGAATATTTTTCAACCGAAGAGAAGCCTGTGAGTGAAAAAACGGTCCGTAGATGGATCAAAAATTCAGGTCAATATGAAGTCGAAAAAGGCAAAATATTACCCAAAAAATGA
- a CDS encoding DUF3310 domain-containing protein: MDIWKERDPSTGEIITCDFIPGTDPVEKPKHYQGKYNLEAISVIDNFIGDLSGKSAWAWGNMIKYVLRFQSKNGLEDLKKARKNLDWLIEELEKKDDC; this comes from the coding sequence ATGGATATTTGGAAAGAAAGAGATCCGTCAACTGGTGAGATTATCACTTGTGATTTTATCCCTGGAACGGACCCAGTAGAAAAACCAAAACACTATCAAGGTAAGTATAACCTGGAAGCTATATCAGTCATTGATAATTTTATCGGCGATTTGAGTGGTAAGTCAGCATGGGCTTGGGGAAATATGATTAAGTACGTTCTACGCTTCCAGTCTAAGAACGGTTTAGAGGACTTGAAGAAAGCTCGTAAAAACCTTGACTGGCTGATTGAAGAATTGGAGAAGAAAGATGATTGTTGA
- a CDS encoding RusA family crossover junction endodeoxyribonuclease: MVEFFLPMEKIPTTTHQQKKVTVRNGKPHFYEPESLKNARDKFTSLLAQHVPPDKLDGPIRLTVKWLFPKIKESTNGQYKTTKPDTDNLQKLLKDCMTNLGYWHDDAQVASEIAEKFWADTVGIYVKVERL; encoded by the coding sequence ATTGTTGAATTTTTCTTGCCTATGGAGAAAATCCCAACGACGACTCACCAGCAGAAGAAAGTAACTGTCAGAAATGGAAAGCCACATTTCTACGAGCCTGAAAGTTTGAAGAATGCCAGGGATAAGTTTACAAGTCTTTTAGCTCAACATGTACCGCCTGATAAACTGGACGGACCTATTCGGTTGACGGTCAAGTGGTTATTTCCCAAAATCAAAGAGAGTACCAATGGTCAGTACAAAACGACTAAGCCGGATACGGATAATTTACAAAAGCTCCTCAAAGATTGTATGACTAATCTTGGGTATTGGCATGATGATGCTCAAGTAGCTAGTGAGATTGCTGAGAAGTTTTGGGCTGATACGGTTGGTATTTATGTGAAAGTGGAACGTCTATGA
- a CDS encoding transcriptional regulator: protein MKDTLTNSQLKALDEWLFNWQHIDKKIAIRKLELQTDTNAEVDDNIGGGKANHISRVTETVIARWDCDQTLKGLENFKAAVIETLDVLDSELTAIFYLRWGTGSINTWEEIGDKHHLSRKSIYRKRERILEIFSQKIGM from the coding sequence ATGAAGGATACACTAACAAATTCACAACTTAAAGCACTTGATGAGTGGCTGTTTAATTGGCAACACATTGATAAAAAGATTGCCATAAGAAAGCTGGAGCTGCAGACAGATACAAACGCTGAAGTAGACGATAATATAGGTGGTGGGAAAGCTAATCATATTTCCAGAGTGACTGAGACGGTAATTGCTAGATGGGACTGTGACCAAACCCTAAAAGGGTTAGAGAATTTCAAAGCTGCAGTCATTGAAACGTTAGACGTTCTTGATTCGGAATTGACAGCTATTTTTTATTTGAGATGGGGAACTGGTTCAATCAACACTTGGGAAGAGATTGGAGATAAGCATCACTTGTCTAGAAAGTCTATTTATCGCAAACGGGAACGGATTTTAGAGATTTTTTCTCAAAAAATCGGAATGTGA
- a CDS encoding terminase small subunit — protein sequence MSQQNQKLIDELKTYALDLMSDWSTSRSRQKAFILNYMANGFSNATEAAKEAGFSEKSAHTTAHKMLTGSEKFLHIPPVVEKLKIAFDERQTELSILSNLEIEQFWADVVRGKIKDVKLVGVGEGAQAVKEVPADLSIRLSAADKAARSKGMYQTNIDITQRNIDIKVGDWDADEE from the coding sequence ATGTCTCAACAAAATCAAAAATTAATCGATGAATTAAAAACTTACGCGCTGGATTTAATGTCGGACTGGTCTACCTCCCGAAGTAGACAGAAAGCATTTATCTTAAATTACATGGCTAATGGCTTTTCAAATGCTACTGAAGCGGCTAAAGAGGCTGGTTTTAGTGAAAAAAGTGCGCATACTACAGCACATAAAATGTTAACAGGTTCTGAAAAGTTCCTACACATCCCCCCAGTGGTTGAAAAGCTAAAAATAGCCTTTGATGAACGACAAACGGAGCTGTCAATTTTATCAAATTTAGAGATAGAACAGTTCTGGGCTGATGTTGTTCGTGGAAAAATAAAAGATGTTAAATTAGTTGGTGTTGGCGAAGGTGCACAGGCTGTCAAAGAAGTGCCAGCGGACCTCTCTATTCGTCTGAGTGCTGCTGACAAGGCGGCTAGATCTAAAGGGATGTATCAAACTAATATCGACATTACCCAGCGTAACATCGATATTAAAGTAGGAGATTGGGATGCTGACGAAGAATAA
- a CDS encoding PBSX family phage terminase large subunit yields the protein MLTKNKPKINISIEYPSRVFNKHIYDKLYDYDTFTEVHYGGASSGKSHGVIQKIVFKSCQDWRHPRKVLFLRKVGSTVYDSIFEDVKQCLSTWGLLDRCKVNNSAYRIELPNGAQFIFKGLDNPEKIKSIKGISDVVMEEASEFTLDDYTQLTLRLRDRKHKQKQIYLMFNPVSKVNWTYNAFFVKSPKNTVVYHTSYKDNRFLDEVTKENIEELANRNEAYYKIYALGEFATLDKLVFPKYEKRLLNKDKLTHLPSYFGLDYGFINDPSAFMHIKIDDKNKKLYIMEEYVRKNLTNDKIAEAIKGLGYAKEEIRGDSAEKKSNQELRNLGVPRMIDVQKGPGTVMQGIQYLLQYDIVVDERCVKTIEELENYTWQKDKKTNEYINKPVDSYNHCIDAIRYAAQDRIYQNKSAKKRMENAKYYF from the coding sequence ATGCTGACGAAGAATAAACCTAAAATAAATATCTCTATCGAATATCCTAGTAGAGTATTCAACAAACACATTTACGATAAACTCTATGACTATGATACCTTCACGGAAGTCCATTATGGTGGAGCTTCGAGCGGTAAAAGTCATGGTGTGATTCAAAAGATTGTATTCAAATCCTGTCAAGACTGGAGGCACCCTCGCAAGGTGCTTTTTTTGCGTAAGGTCGGTTCAACCGTCTATGATTCAATCTTTGAGGATGTCAAACAATGTCTTAGCACTTGGGGATTGCTGGATAGGTGCAAAGTTAATAACTCAGCTTATCGGATTGAGTTGCCAAATGGCGCTCAGTTTATTTTCAAGGGCTTGGATAACCCAGAGAAAATCAAATCCATAAAAGGAATCTCTGATGTCGTCATGGAAGAAGCGAGTGAATTTACCTTAGATGATTACACTCAGTTAACCTTACGTCTACGTGATCGCAAACATAAGCAAAAGCAAATCTATCTGATGTTTAACCCAGTGTCTAAAGTGAACTGGACCTATAATGCTTTCTTTGTAAAGTCACCTAAAAATACAGTTGTCTATCATACGTCTTACAAAGATAATCGTTTTTTGGATGAAGTGACTAAAGAGAATATCGAAGAGTTGGCCAACAGGAACGAAGCTTATTACAAGATATACGCTCTTGGTGAGTTTGCCACCCTTGATAAGCTGGTCTTTCCAAAGTATGAGAAAAGACTACTTAACAAGGATAAGCTAACGCATTTACCGTCTTACTTTGGCCTTGACTATGGTTTTATCAATGATCCATCAGCTTTTATGCATATCAAGATTGATGATAAAAATAAGAAACTCTACATCATGGAGGAATATGTCAGAAAGAACCTGACAAATGACAAAATAGCTGAAGCTATCAAGGGTTTAGGCTATGCCAAGGAAGAGATCAGAGGAGACTCTGCCGAAAAGAAATCGAATCAGGAGTTGCGTAATTTAGGTGTACCTAGAATGATTGATGTTCAAAAAGGACCAGGGACAGTTATGCAAGGCATACAGTATCTTTTACAGTATGACATCGTTGTAGACGAACGTTGTGTAAAGACTATTGAAGAGTTAGAAAATTACACTTGGCAAAAAGACAAGAAAACGAATGAGTATATCAACAAGCCAGTAGATAGTTATAACCATTGCATAGATGCCATTAGGTACGCTGCACAAGATAGGATTTATCAAAATAAATCAGCTAAAAAACGCATGGAAAATGCTAAGTATTATTTTTAA